Below is a genomic region from Shimia isoporae.
CGAGATTTCCAATTCCGCGTCATCCATCTCTTCACCAATGCCATCAAACAAAGGTGTCGACAGATAGCGCTCGCCGGTGTCTGGAAGCATCACGAGGATGTTGCTGCCTTTCGGCGCTTTTTCCGCCACTTGCATCGCTGTCGCAAAGGTCGCCCCTGCGGAGATGCCGGTGAAAATGCCCTCTTCTGCTGCAAGGCGGCGCGACCAGGCAATCCCGTCAGCCCCCGGAACCGTGAGCAATTCGTCATAGAACCCCTGATCCAGCGCTTCCTGCAGAACCCATGGAATGAAATCCGGCGTCCAGCCCTGAATCGGGTGCGGCTCAAAGTTCGGATGGCTTTCGGTTGCTTGATGGTCGTCATTGCGGGTGTTCACGTAGCCGGAACCGATAAGCGCGGCATTCGCGGGTTCGCTCAGGATAATTTTGGTGTCAGGGCTTTCCTTGCGCAGTACGCGACCAACGCCGCTCACCGTGCCGCCCGTGCCATACCCGCTGACAAAGTAGTCCAACGTTTCGCCCTCAAAATCCGCCAGAATTTCGCGGGCGGTGGTGGCCTGGTGGATATCCGCGTTGTCTGCGGTCTCGAACTGACTCGCAAGGAACCATCCGTTGGCCTCAGCTAACTCCTTGGCCTTGGTATACATGCCAAATCCTTTTTGCCCTTTGGGGGTCAGAACCACCTTCGCGCCAAGGAAGCGCATCAGACGGCGACGCTCCACGGAAAAGGCCTCCGACATGGTAATCACCAGCGGATACCCTTTCGCGGCACAAACCATTGCCAGCCCGATGCCCGTATTGCCGGATGTCGCCTCGACAACGGTTTGGCCGGGTTTTAACCGCCCGTCACGTTCGGCAGCCTCGATGATATTCAGCGCCAAACGGTCCTTCACCGACCCTGCGGGGTTGAATGCCTCGAATTTCACAAAGACGTTCACATGCTCCGGCGCAATCCGGTTGATACGGACCACCGGCGTGTCGCCTACGGTTTCCAGAATACTGTCATAGCGCTGGCCACGCCCTTTGGTTTCACGAATGCTCATGGTTTATCACCTTGCTGATTTGCAACTGTTCTTGGTCAAAAACATAAACCCTGCTGCGCCCCGCAAAAGACGTCGACAGGCAAATAGGACCGCCATCGCGCACCACATCAGGAATCAGAAACGCAGTCCGCAATTGCCACACCAACCCTAAACCGGATTGGCGCTTTTTCTGAAATTCAAAACCGACGTTTCAAAGAAAGCACTGAACTTCGATCAGATACCCGTTCGGATCCTGCACAAAGAAAGAGTAAATCCCGAACCGTTCCATTTTTTCCGGTGGGCCCTGCGCCACCACGCCAGCCGCCTCAAGCCTTGCAAACCAGGTATCCACAGAGGCCTCCCCGTCAACCAACAGGGTGATCATGCCGCCTTTCGGTTCCACCACGCGGTCCGCGAACACTTCGCAGACTCCG
It encodes:
- the cysK gene encoding cysteine synthase A — its product is MSIRETKGRGQRYDSILETVGDTPVVRINRIAPEHVNVFVKFEAFNPAGSVKDRLALNIIEAAERDGRLKPGQTVVEATSGNTGIGLAMVCAAKGYPLVITMSEAFSVERRRLMRFLGAKVVLTPKGQKGFGMYTKAKELAEANGWFLASQFETADNADIHQATTAREILADFEGETLDYFVSGYGTGGTVSGVGRVLRKESPDTKIILSEPANAALIGSGYVNTRNDDHQATESHPNFEPHPIQGWTPDFIPWVLQEALDQGFYDELLTVPGADGIAWSRRLAAEEGIFTGISAGATFATAMQVAEKAPKGSNILVMLPDTGERYLSTPLFDGIGEEMDDAELEISRSTPSAQL
- a CDS encoding VOC family protein — encoded protein: MSAVTGQISWVYTKKLAPCVSFYRDALGLDVVRDAGTAMIFATGDGARIGVCEVFADRVVEPKGGMITLLVDGEASVDTWFARLEAAGVVAQGPPEKMERFGIYSFFVQDPNGYLIEVQCFL